GCGGCCGGGGCGTAGATAAGCTGCACGGTGGGGCCGGGGCGGATACGTTCGTCTATCAGCGCGTCAGCGATTCGACGCCGCAGCATCCGGATATCATCCAGGACTTTCACAGCGGGATCGATAAGATCGACCTGACCGGAGCCCTTCGGGCGGTGGGGCTCAAGTCGTTGAGCTTTGCCGATCAATTCAGCGGCAGTGCAGGTGAGGCGGTGCTTGGCCGCGACTCTACAACTGGCCGTTACACCCTGGCGGTGGATACGACAGGCAATGGTACGGCGGATCTGTTGGTGGTCAGCCAAGGCCAGATAAAACCGACGGATGTGGTTTGGAACAATCAGTCACCCACGGTGATTCCGGCTTCTGAAACCAACATTACTGCTGTGCCCGACCCGTACCCGGCTCCCGTTCCACCGTCCGATCCGGATACGCATTCAGACACGGATCCGCGCCCTGCGCCTGAGCCGTCACCCTGGTCTGGAATGGGGGTTATCAAGAAAGTGACTTCGGTCTTCAAGCGTATGGTGAACGGAGTGTTATCGATTTTCAGATAATGTAATTTTGTTAGTGAACAACCTGTGGTTCAGCGGCCTTGTCTAAGACTGTTGTTTGAAAATCATAGGTCTGGAATGTCTGGTTGTATGTTGATGTTTCGGTTAGGTGGTGTTTTCCTAAGTTTTCTTGTCTGTGGGGTGTAAGTTTTAGTTTGAAATAAATAGGCTGTTGTGAGCGGGGGAATGTTTGTGCGAATTTGGCCGCGCTTTGATCGTGTGAGTGTTTGTTTTGTACGTATCTCCTAATCATGCGATAGATGGTAATTATTTAAATTGATATATGATTTGGATGGAGTATTGACATTATGAATGTATATGGTTCCGGTATGGGTTCCCAGGTGTATAACCCGTCAGCATTCTCCAGCTTCCCGCCGCAAGGCGCTGCTGGCGAAGCGATGATGCCCAGGTACTCCAGCGAGCGCACCGTACAATATAGCGGCTATTCATCATCTGCTGAGCGCTTTTCGGCGTTCAAGGAGGGCACTAACCGCACGTATAGCAACAATGGAGGGCTGACCCCGCCTTTCTCCAGAAACGAACACACTCAGGCGCTCACCCATTATTACTGGATGAGCGGCGCCTTCAGGGACACCGTGAGTAAGTTCACAGATTATTACGGAAAGTTTAAGCAGGTTTTCACAGGGCGCGACGAATGGGGTGAGCGCAAGCCAATTCCGCAATTCGAGCCACGGCCGAATTCGAGACCCTTGGTCCAGACACGCCCGATACCTGAGGCAAGGGCCTATTTAAACCCCGCGCTGAATGAAGTGTCTACGCAGTATTTTCCGGGGGATACAGTGTATGGCTTTAATTCAAATACCCGAAATCCCGATATGTCGTTCACCTCGACGTATGACACGCCATGGTTCAGGGTTGAGGATATACTGGGTAACGATACATTGGACTTCTCCGGGTTCAGGCAGCATCAAGTCATAAATTTGGGTGCCGGTGCCTATTCCAGCTTGGGTGGGCTGGTTAATAATGTTCACATCAGCATCGGGTCGGCCATTGAAAATGCTATCGGCGGTTCAGGCGATGATCGGATCCTTGGCAATGCATCTAATAATGTACTGACCGGTGGTGAGGGCGCGGATACATTAAGCGGCGGCGGTGGGAGCAATATCTTCAAATATAATACAGCGTCAGACTCTACCTACGCGAAGGCTGACCTACTGACTGATTTCAAGGCCGGTTGGGACAAAATCGATTTAAGGGGCCTGGCTGCGACGACCGGCGTTGAGTTGAAGCTGGTGCCCAGGTTCACGGGTCGACCTGGCGAAACCGTTATTAGATTCAACCCGCAGAGCGGACGTTATTTCCTCGGGGTTGACCTGTCGGGTGACCAAAAAATTGACTTCCTGATAAAAAGTACTCGGCCTTTCGGCTCGCGAGACGTAATGGGATGGCATGAAATGCCTACACGGGTGTGAGCGACGTGAACCAATATTCGCGTTGATGTTGTTCTATGCGCTAAACAATCATTTTTCACTTTTATCTACAGACTTGATACGCGGGTGACATCGCGATCAAGTCTGTTTTTTTTTGCATTGCAGCATCAAGGCATGTGCTCATGCGCTCGTCAGGCCATCAGGGCTTGATGCTTTCTCTCTACTCGCTGAAACCAACGGACAAAAACTGACAGTCTCGCTGCACGTGTTGACGCGGGAGGACGAATGTTTGTTGCTGCGAAATGATCTGCGTTATTACGGGTAAACAGCACGGCGTGTCAGATTCCAAGCAGCGTCGCCGCCCTATATGTAGGGTTTTCTTCACTTACTTACCTTCTACAAACCACTAAGCATTCGGTCGTAAGACCGTTCAGTTATGGAAGTGTATAAAGTCATGGTTGTCAGGCAGACACAATACACGAGGGTTGGAAGTGCGGGTTTTTTCGTTAACGTTAGGTGCTGAGATTTTTTGGTTATACGGTGAGCAAAGTAGTAGGGGGTGTGAGTAATCGATTGGATGTTGTTGTTGAGGGCAAGTGGTGTTATCTAATTGTGAGTAATGGGTTGATAATATTTCATGGTTTATTTTGTTTTTAGTTCTTTATTTTTAACAAGATCAGCAGGTTGCGATCAAGTCTAAAAGATATCATATGTTTGTATGGTTTCAGGTTTTTGCAGTTGTGCGCTCAAAGTGTGTTCAGGGTTTAGAGTGTGTCGGAGTGAATTAATTTGCGCGTGGTATGAATGAGTGTGATGTGAGAACTTAGCCATGTGCCGATGACTGGCACCGTTTCTGTGTTGGTATTTAGTCTTTCGAGTTTGGCGGTTGCTACTTTGAATTTGGTTGCGTGAGGAATTTTGCTTATGAGCTCGTTAATAGCGCCAGCTGCTCAAGTTGGTGTTTTTGAAAGACTTGATCCCAGGCGTGATGTTAATCCTGATAGACCTGTTGATGGGCCTGGCGAGGGGTATACGCTGCACAGTAATAAGAGGGAATTCACGACGGAGCAGGCTGGGAAACAAATCACCCGGCAGGGTTTGCGTTTTAGTGATCGCAACAACGATAAAAAAATCGATTTGTCGTTTCGTATTTCCAAGGGGTTCACCGCGCAGCAGGCGGAGCAGGCCAGGCAAGCGATGCAGTCTTGGGCGGATGTCGCCAACGTGACATTCGCTGAAAATGCACAAAACGCTGACGGTCATATAGATATCAATGATATGCCTGGAACGGCGGGTGGTGTGGCCATTTTGCCCAACAAGTACAGGTATAAAACATTTGCAAATATTGGAACGGCGAACGCAGGGGAGAATCCAGAAGTCGGAAGTTTTTTCCGCACAGCACTTGTTCATGAAATAGGGCACTCCATCGGCTTAGAGCATCCTGGTGCATATAATGGTTTTGCGGACTATGGGCGTGACGCGGTGTACGCGGGGGATACCAGGGCGCGCTCGGTAATGAGCTATTTCTCGGAGAAAAATCAGCCCGGACATAATTTCAACTCAAAGCTGCCTTCTGCACCGTTGATGGATGATATTGCAGCTGTACAGAGGCTATACGGGGTCAATACCAAAACCCGTAATACTGATACGACCTATGGGTTCAACTCCAATACCAACCGTGAAGCGTTGAGTCTGAAGGGAGCGAACGACAGTCCTGTCTTCTGTGTTTGGGATGGAGGTGGAAATGACACATTGGATTTCTCCGGGTTTTCACAGGACCAGAACATCAATCTCAATGCAGAGTCATTTTCAGATGTTGGGGCGTTGAAGGGGAATGTCTCTATCGCCAAGGGCGTTGTACTTGAAAACGCAGTGGGGGGTAAAGGCAACGACACCCTGAAAGGTAATGAGGTCGCTAATCGCCTCAAAGGGGGCGGTGGGGCGGACAGATTACTCGGGGGCGGGGGAGGGGACACCTTTGTTTATGGCCGAGCAAGTGAATCAACCCCCGACAATCCCGACGTCATTCTGGATTTTGAGAGCGGTACAGACAAGATTGATCTCTCAGGTATCCTGAAAGCGTCAGGTATTAGTGCGCCAAAGGTTGTCGATCATTTAAGCGGCCATCCAGGCCAAATCATGCTCAAGTACGACGAGGGCAGTGGCGAGGGTAGCCTAGCCCTGGACGTGACGGGAAATGGTAAAGCTGATTTGCTGATAAAAAGCATTGGCCGGATTAAAGCCGGCGACGTAATGGGGCACGGCGGTACCCCGGAGCCGCAGCCTAAGCCAACGGATCCCAAGCCGGAGCCGCGGCCTAAGCCAACGGATCCCAAGCCGGAGCCGCGCCCTAAGCCAACGGATCCCAAGCCGGAGCCATGCCCTAATCCACCGGATCCCAAGCCGGAGCCATGCCCTAATCCACCGGATCCCAAGCCGGAGCCATGCCCTAAGCCACCAGATCCCAAGCCGGAGCCATGCCCCGAGCCACCGGATCCCAAGCCGGAGCCATGCCCCGAGCCAAATGGAGAGCTTCGATCGGTACTACTGCCAGCCCTTGAGCAGCATGGCTTTACAGAGCGGGCTTGGCGGGTCGAACAGTTCAAAAGTGCGAATGCGATAAGAGCTTTCAAATAAAATACTGTAACTAGTCTAGTTGTCGTGATGTTGTTTTTAAATTCGCATATGCGTCGGCTGCATTATGTTGCCTGCAGTTTGATAATCGCTGCTGCACGTAAACTTTCCAGTATGTAAAAAGTGCAATTTTTGCTGGGCTTGTACGTTGGGCGAAACGATTTTGCAAAAGTTCGTAAATGGTAGTGTTTGCGAAATGTTGGGTTGTTGTTTTTCTATTACTAATCGAGAAGGTAACATTATGTTGAATATAAGTGCACCTGTTTTGAGCCTCCAGGTTTCTAGCCATGCCGCTCAGCCGTCGTCACCTGCGGCACTTCCTGGCAACAATGAAGCCAGTAGAGCGCATCACCACGAGCACTCGACCACTCGTCTGAACCCCTCAAATAACTCCCAGCTGCTGAGTTTATCTGAGCAGGTGACAGGCGGACTCACCCTCCTGCCTCGATTGTTCGGATCGAGCGTCAATATCGGTGTGCCCCCCAGGCTGCTGCAACTTGGAGAAGTCGCCACTTCCACTTTGTCTTTTTCGTTCATCTCCGGGTTTGGCACTGAAGTACTTAGATGTGAACCCAAGCCTGAGGGAGATGATCACCCCAAGCCAATTGTCGATAAAACACCAAAGGACGAGCCCAAGGCTGGTGTCGATAAAACACCAAAGGACGAGCCCAAGGCTGGTGTCGATAAAACACCAAAGGACGAGCCCAAGGCTGGCGCCGATAAAACACCAAAGGACGAGCCCAAGGCTGGCGTCGATAAAACACCAAAGGACGAGCCCAAGGCTGGCGCCGATAAAACACCAAAGGACGAGCCCAAGGCTGGCGCCGATAAAACACCAAAGGACGAGCCCAAGGTTGGCGCCGATAAAACACCAAAGGACGAGCCCAAGGCTGGCGCCGATAAAACGCCAAAGGATGAGCCCAAGCCAGGCGTCGATAAAACGCCAAAGGACGAGCCCAAGGCTGGCGCCGATAAAACACCAAAGGACGAGCCCAAGCCAGGCGTCGATAAAACGCCAAAGGACGAGCCCAAGCCAGGCGTCGATAAAACGCCAAAGGATGAGCCCAAGCCAGGCGTCGATAAAACGCCAAAGGACGAGCCCAAGCCAGGCGTCGATAAAACGCCAAAGGACGAGCCCAAGCCAGGCGTCGATAAAACGCCAAAAACGAGCCCAAGCCAGGCGCCGATAAAACGCCAAAGGGCGAGCCCAAGGCTGGCGCCGATAAAACACCAAAGGGCGAGCCCAAGGCTGGCGCCGATAAAACGCCAAAGGACGAGCCCAAGCCAGGCGTCGATAAAACGCCAAATGACGAGCCCAAGCCAAGCCGCAACTCCAACTCGGATGACACTATCTATGGCTTCAACTCCAACACCGGAAAGCCAGAGATGACCCTGACATCCGCTTCGGACAAACCAGACTTTACCGTTTGGGATGATCGAGGCAACGATACGTTCGATTTCTCCGGTTTCAAGCAGGATCAGTCGATTGACTTGCGAGGTGGTTCGCGCTCCAGCGTAGGTGGCATGAAGGAGAACGTCAGGATCACCGAGAAAACTGTGATCGAAAATGCGATCGGTGGTCACGGTAATGATCGGATCATTGGCAACAGTGCGGACAACGTGTTGGTCGGTGGGGGTGGGAGCGATACTCTAGTCGGCGGAGGTGGCTGGAACACGTTCAAGTTCAATGCCTTCACGGACTCGAGCCGCACCAATGCCGATCTACTGGTGGACTTCAACACGGGCCAGGACAAGATAGATTTGTCGCAAATGGCCATTGACGGCAAGGTCGCGTTTAACTTCGTTGATAGCTACAGCGGTAAAGCGGGTGACACTATTATCAAGTTCAATCCGCAATCGGGCCGTTATCTGCTGGCAATAGACCTGGATGGAGATGGCAAGACCGACTTCCTGATTAAAAGCACGCGAATGATCAGCCCGGAAGATGTCATTGGGCTGAACGTCAAGGATGACGGTTATCTCTGATAGATTAATGGCGATTTTCTAGAATCGTCATTGCATGAAGTCAAGCTGGGCAGGACTGATCAGTAGTTGATCCAGTCCTGCCCTTTTGTGCGTGATAAAAAGTGTTGATGAGAGTGGTCAGGCGGTAGTCACGGAGACTTTACGGGAAGTACCCAGGAACCCTAGCAACGCCACCAGTGGGAAAGCGCTGCCCACCAGCATCACACTCAGCCAGCCGCCGTGTTCATACACGCTGCTGGCAATTGCCGAACCGAACGCACCGCCGATGAAGATGCTGGTCATGTAGAGCGCGTTCAGGCGGCTGCGGCTGTGGGCATCGAGGGCGTATACAGCGCGCTGGCCGAGGACCATGTTCATCTGCACGCAGAAGTCCAGAACCACGCCGGTCACTGCCAAGCCGATCACGCTGTACAACGGATGCACGAACGCCGGAAGGAAACTCAACGCGCCAAACAGCATTGCCAGCAGCGAGGCGCGGTGGGTGTGGCCGGCATCGGCCAGGCGACCGGCGATGGGCGCGGCGATGGCGCCCAGGGCACCCACCAGGGCGAACAGCGCGATTTCACTTTGGCTCAGGCCATGGTTGCGCGCCAGCTCCAGTGGAGCAGCGGTCCAGAACAGGCTGAAGGTGGCAAACATGCACGCCTGATAAAACGCACGCTGGCGCAATACCGGCTGCTTACGCAGCAAGGTGCCCAGGGAGCGCAGCAATTGCGCGTAGCTGGCGCTGTGATCGGGTTGACGCTTGGGAATGGTCAGCATCAGCACCCCGCTGATAAACGCCATCAAGGCGGCGGCGGCCATAAACATCGCACGCCAGCCGAAGTGGTCGGCCACTACGCTGGACACCGGCCGCGCCAGCAGAATGCCCAGCAGCAAGCCGCCCATGATGCTACCGACCACACGGCCACGGGATTCGGCAGGGGCCAGGTGCGCGGCCAGCGGGATGAGGATCTGCACCGATACCGAACTGAAGCCGATCAGCAGCGACACCAGCAGGAACAGGTTGGGCTGTTCGGTGAACGCTGCGCCCAACAGGCTCGCGATAGCCAGCACGGTGGTGAAGATCATCAGCCTGCGGTTTTCCAGCAAGTCACCCAGCGGCACCAGGAAGAACAGGCCCAGGGCATAACCGATTTGTGTCAGCGACACGATCAGGCTGGCCATCGCCGGTGTCAGGCCGATGTCCGGGGCGATCAGTTCGATGATTGGCTGCGCGTAGTAGATGTTGGCGACGATGGCGCCGCAGCAAAACGCGAACAGCATGACCATGCTCCGGGTCATGGTGCCTGTGGCGTGAGCGGTAGCGTTCATGGCGTGCTCGTAAGGCGAAGGACGATGGGGTGAGAGAGTAAAGGCAAGGGCCGGCAGTGAGTAGGCCGCTTGGCGTGATAACTGTCATGCCGCGAAATAATGACTCAATACAAAACCCAATGTGGGAGGGGGCTTGCTCCCGATAGCAGTGTGTCAGTCAGCACAGGCATTGGCTGACACACCGCTATCGGGAGCAAACCCCCTCCCACAATTTTGATCGAGTCTATTCAGTCAAGATCATTCACTGGCCAGAGTAGATCTGGTCAAACACCCCACCATCGTTGAAGTGGGTCTTCTGCACCGTGCGCCAGTCACCAAAGGTTTTCTCCACCGACAGGAAGTCCAC
This genomic stretch from Pseudomonas synxantha BG33R harbors:
- a CDS encoding M10 family metallopeptidase C-terminal domain-containing protein; this encodes MNVYGSGMGSQVYNPSAFSSFPPQGAAGEAMMPRYSSERTVQYSGYSSSAERFSAFKEGTNRTYSNNGGLTPPFSRNEHTQALTHYYWMSGAFRDTVSKFTDYYGKFKQVFTGRDEWGERKPIPQFEPRPNSRPLVQTRPIPEARAYLNPALNEVSTQYFPGDTVYGFNSNTRNPDMSFTSTYDTPWFRVEDILGNDTLDFSGFRQHQVINLGAGAYSSLGGLVNNVHISIGSAIENAIGGSGDDRILGNASNNVLTGGEGADTLSGGGGSNIFKYNTASDSTYAKADLLTDFKAGWDKIDLRGLAATTGVELKLVPRFTGRPGETVIRFNPQSGRYFLGVDLSGDQKIDFLIKSTRPFGSRDVMGWHEMPTRV
- a CDS encoding M10 family metallopeptidase C-terminal domain-containing protein, with the translated sequence MSSLIAPAAQVGVFERLDPRRDVNPDRPVDGPGEGYTLHSNKREFTTEQAGKQITRQGLRFSDRNNDKKIDLSFRISKGFTAQQAEQARQAMQSWADVANVTFAENAQNADGHIDINDMPGTAGGVAILPNKYRYKTFANIGTANAGENPEVGSFFRTALVHEIGHSIGLEHPGAYNGFADYGRDAVYAGDTRARSVMSYFSEKNQPGHNFNSKLPSAPLMDDIAAVQRLYGVNTKTRNTDTTYGFNSNTNREALSLKGANDSPVFCVWDGGGNDTLDFSGFSQDQNINLNAESFSDVGALKGNVSIAKGVVLENAVGGKGNDTLKGNEVANRLKGGGGADRLLGGGGGDTFVYGRASESTPDNPDVILDFESGTDKIDLSGILKASGISAPKVVDHLSGHPGQIMLKYDEGSGEGSLALDVTGNGKADLLIKSIGRIKAGDVMGHGGTPEPQPKPTDPKPEPRPKPTDPKPEPRPKPTDPKPEPCPNPPDPKPEPCPNPPDPKPEPCPKPPDPKPEPCPEPPDPKPEPCPEPNGELRSVLLPALEQHGFTERAWRVEQFKSANAIRAFK
- a CDS encoding MFS transporter, translating into MNATAHATGTMTRSMVMLFAFCCGAIVANIYYAQPIIELIAPDIGLTPAMASLIVSLTQIGYALGLFFLVPLGDLLENRRLMIFTTVLAIASLLGAAFTEQPNLFLLVSLLIGFSSVSVQILIPLAAHLAPAESRGRVVGSIMGGLLLGILLARPVSSVVADHFGWRAMFMAAAALMAFISGVLMLTIPKRQPDHSASYAQLLRSLGTLLRKQPVLRQRAFYQACMFATFSLFWTAAPLELARNHGLSQSEIALFALVGALGAIAAPIAGRLADAGHTHRASLLAMLFGALSFLPAFVHPLYSVIGLAVTGVVLDFCVQMNMVLGQRAVYALDAHSRSRLNALYMTSIFIGGAFGSAIASSVYEHGGWLSVMLVGSAFPLVALLGFLGTSRKVSVTTA
- a CDS encoding M10 family metallopeptidase C-terminal domain-containing protein, with translation MTLTSASDKPDFTVWDDRGNDTFDFSGFKQDQSIDLRGGSRSSVGGMKENVRITEKTVIENAIGGHGNDRIIGNSADNVLVGGGGSDTLVGGGGWNTFKFNAFTDSSRTNADLLVDFNTGQDKIDLSQMAIDGKVAFNFVDSYSGKAGDTIIKFNPQSGRYLLAIDLDGDGKTDFLIKSTRMISPEDVIGLNVKDDGYL